Genomic segment of Patagioenas fasciata isolate bPatFas1 chromosome 39, bPatFas1.hap1, whole genome shotgun sequence:
cgggaggggaccaggGAGGGAGGGGTTTGGGAGGGGACTCGGGagaggggagggacccaggagttcgggagggacccaggagttcgggagggacccaggagttcggggagggacccaggagttcgggagggacccaggagttcggggggggacccaggagttcgggaggggacccaggagttcgggggggacccaggagtgtgggaggggacccaggagttcgggtagGATGCAGAAActcggggacccaggcgtccggctggAGCTCCCCCACCCTCAAGCACTCAGGCCAAGGGCGGCAACGCTGCAGGGTcacacccagggacccaggcgttcgggagggacccaggcgttcgggagggacccagaacaACCCCACCCCATTTCTGGGGACTCAGGACCCCAAACTGACctcagaggacccaggcgtccgggtcctgCCACCCTCCCCCATCCTATTTGTCttttaggggacccaggcgtccgagtgccttcccctcccctccatccccacattccaggggacccaggcatccgggtgtcgcccccaccccccccaataaagctcctgcagcccctgtgAGGGGACACGGATGTGGGGActttattggggggggggtgacaatggggtgacaatggggggtccccatcagGGGAGGGGTCCCCTGGTGCTGTAGAGCTGGGAcagggagcggctgagggacggACCCAGGTTCCtgtgggggaggagggaggtgaggacccaggcgtccgggagggacccaggagttcggggggggacccaggagttcgggagggacccaggagttcgagagggacccaggagttcgggagggacccaggagttcggggggggacccaggagttcggggggggacccaggagttcggggggggacccaggagttcgggaggggacccaggagttcgggagaggacccaggagttcgggagggacccaggagttcgggagaggacccaggagttcgggagaggacccaggagtccgggagggaccaaggggttgggggggacccaggagtttgggagggacccaggagttcgggaggggacccaggagttcgggaggggacccaggagttcggggagggacccaggagttcggggagggacccaggagtccgggagggaccaaggggttgggggggacccaggagttcgggagggagtTCGGAGTttgcgggggggacccaagaattcgggagggacccaggagttcgggagggacccaggagttcgggggggacccaggcgtccgggggggggcggggtctgACCTGTTCCGGGGTCCCCATTGGATGTTGCTCAGCAGCgcctcctgctgctgggggtcGGTGCAGCTCCCATAGGCGGCCATGAGGctgtgggggaggggagggggttggtgtcgccccccccccccccatcccccaccccaggaggggacccaggcgtccgggtgccccctcccccccccccggggGGGTTCCCGTTACCTGTGGGGGGTGGGGAAGCGGCGCAGCACAGcgcccgcccctcccccgctcagcccccccagctgcagcagctgccgcgCGAACACGTGACCCACgctctggggctgggggggggggaggggcggggtgaggggggtggggggggcaccccaaaataTCCCAACaacccccccatgcccctccccccacccccttcatcccctcccccaccctctctTGtttggcccctcccccacccccattgCTGCTCTCTcacccctcccccatcccctctcgcccctcccccatcccctctcgcccctcccccatcccctctCGCCCCTCCCCCATTGCCCCTCCCCCGTTGCTCCTCCCCTCCCCCATTGCCCCGCCCCCAttgcccctccctcccccattGCCCCTCCCCCACTCCTTTACCCCTCCCCCAATACCCCGCCCACCTCCCTTGCCCCTCCCCTGTTGCTCCTCCCCTCCCCCATTGCCCctcccccattgcccctcacccattgcccctcccccaccccaatgGCCCCTCCCCCCAACACCCCGCCCTCCCCCCTTGCCCCTCCCCCCTTGCCCCTCCCCccttgcccctcccccaccccaatgGCCCCTCCCCCACTCCCATTGCCCCTCCCCCACTCCAATGGCCACTCCCCCACCCCAATGGCCCCTCCCCCAACACCCCGCCCTCCCCCCTTGCCCCTCCCCccttgcccctcccccaccccagtggcccctcccccaccccaatgGCCCCTCCCCCAACACCCCGCCCACCCCCCTTGCCCCTCCCCCTtgtccctcccccccaccccaatggCCCCTCCCCCTCATTGCCCCTCCCCCACTCCCATTGCCCCTCCTCCGCCCCAATGGCCCCTCCCCCCATTGCTCCTCCCCCACTCTCACTCCTCCCCCACTGCCCCTCCCCCTCATTGCTCCTCCCCCACTCTCACCCCTCCCCcactgcccctcccccaccccattgCCCCTCCCCCACTCCCATTGCTCCTCCCCCACTCCAATGGCCCCTCCCCCAACACCCCGCCCACCTCCCTTGCCCCTCCCCCAGTCCCCTTGCCCCTCCCCCCTCGCCCCTACCCCTCCCCCctcgcccctccccctccccccgtcgcccctcccccccgcccccccaccccctctcgcccctcccccctcccgcccctcccccaccccccgcccctcccccacccccccgcccctcccccaccccctctcgcccctcccccacccccccgcccccccccacctGGCTCCTGCCCATCCCCcgcaggctgcccatggggaggAGGGCGCAGGGCTCCCCTGGGGGCTCCGGGGGCCCCCGCGCGCTGACGTCACCGACCCAGGAGCGGAGCACACGGTGCTGGgggaggggacagcggggtcaccctggggtcaccccccatgtccccattgtccccccatgtccccagtggccccccattgtctccaatgtccccattgtccacccattgtccccaatgtcccaaatgtccccatgtccccccattgtcccctatgTCCCATGTTGCCcaagtccccattgtccccaatgtcgcCCCATcgtcctcattgccccccattgtccccaaagtctccccattgtccccaatagccccatcccccccatgtccccattgttcccaatgtccccatgtccccccattgtccccagtgtccccatgtcccccattgccccccatgtctcccattgtccccatgtccccccatcatccccatgtcccccattgtccccaaagtctccccaatgttcccccattgtccccaatatccccctgccccccatccccccaatgtccccatgtccccattgtcctccatgttcccccattatccccaatgtccccccattgtccccattgccccccaagtctccccaatgtccccccattgtccccaatatccccctgccccccatccccccaatgtccccatgtccccattgtccccatgtccccccctgtccccattgccctccatgtccccccattgtccccaatgtccccatgtccccccattatctccattgccccccatgtcccccaagtccccgcaatgtccccattgccccccatgtccccatgtccccccattgccccccatgtccccattgtccctccattgccccccatgtcccccattgtccccatgtcccccattgtcccccatgtccccatgtcccccatgtccccatgtccccatgtcccccatgtccctccattgccccccatgtcccccattgtccccatgtccccccatgtcccccattgtccccatgtgccccattgccccccatgtccccccattgccccccatgcccccacatccccccattgccccccatctcccccattgccccccatgccccacatccccccattgccccccatctcccccattgccccccattgtccccatgtcccccattgtccccattgccccccatgtccccatgtcccccattgccccccatgtcccccattgtccccatgtccccccattgccccccattgccccccatgtccccattgccccccatgtccccattgccccccatgccccacatccccccattgccccccatctcccccattgccccccatgtcccccattgtccccatgtccccctatgtcccccattgtcccccatgtccccatgtccccccattgccccccatgtccccattgtccctccattgccccccatgtcccccattgtccccatgtcccccattgtcccccatgtccctccattgccccccatgtcccccattgtccccatgtccccccattgccccccattgtccccatgtcccccattgccccccatgtccccattgccccccatgccccacatccccccattgccccccatctcccccattgtccccatgtccccccattgccccccatgtccccattgccccccatgccccacatccccccatgtccccccatgtcccccattgtccccattgtccccatgtccccccatgtcccccattgtccccattgccccccatgtccccccatgtcccccattgtccccattgccccccatgtccccatgtccccccattgccccccatgtccccattgtccctccattgcccccatgtcccccattgtccccatgtcccccattgtccccatgtccccccattgccccccattgtccccatgtcccccattgccccccatgtccccattgccccccatgccccacatccccccattgccccccatctcccccattgccccccatgtcccccattgtccccatgtcccccatgtcccacattgtccccatgtccccccattgccccccatgccccacatccccccattgccccccatctcccccattgccccccatgtcccccattgtccccatgtccccacatgtcccacattgtccccatgtcccccatgtccccccattgccccccatgccccacatccccccattgccccccatctcccccattgccccccatgtcccccattgtccccactgtccccatgtccccattgccccccatgtccccattgtccccatgtccccatacccgGTATCTCCTCTCCAGggcgccccccagcacccccaggtacgCGGCCGTTTCTCGGGGTCCCCCCGTTCTCTTCACGTACAAACCGTCCAGgacctggggggggacacggtgacCCTGCTgaccccccagtcacccccagtcacccccagtcacccccccagtcaccccccatgacccccattgacccccccagtcacccccagtgacccccccagtcacccccagtgacccccccaatcacccccccatgacccccattgacccccccagtcacccccagtgacccccccaatcacccccccatgacccccattgacccccccagtcacccccagtgacccccccattgaccccccagtcacccccccatgacccccattgacccccccatgaccccagtcACCCCCACCAGTCTGACCCCCCCAGtcacccccccatgacccccattgaccccatgaccccagtcacccccattgaccccccccagtgacccccccatgacccccattgaccccccattgacccccccagtcacccccaccagtcacccccattgacccccccatgacccccattgaccccattaccccagtcacccccccagtcaccccccatgacccccattgaccccccagtcacccccccatgaccccagtcacccccccagtcacccccattgaccccctattgacccccccatgacccccattgaccccccattgacccccccatgaccccagtaaccccccacccagtcacccccattgaccccccccatgaccccagtgacccccattgacccccattgaccttcccagtgacccccccccagttacccccattgacccccccccagtgacacccattgacccccaggtCATCCCCCAGTGACCCACATTGacccccccccagtgacccccaagtcacccaccccagtgaccccagtgacccccattgacccccctgtcacctcccccagtgacccccactgatccccccagtgacccccattgaccctctGGTcaccccccccagtgaccccgagtcaccccccattgaccccccccagtataaccactgatccccagtataaccagtgacccccccaccccctgccccagatgcctgggtcccccccaggggacaatttggggggggactgggggtcactgggggatgTTGGTTatactgggggggtcactggttatactgggggggtcactgggggatactggttatactggggggtcactgggggtcattggttatactggggggtcactggggatactggttatactgggggggtcactgggggatactggttatactggggggcatcactgggggtcattggttatactggggggtcactgggggatactggttatactggggggggtcactgggggataCTGGTTATAATGGGGGGGTCATTGAGGGTCATTGGTTAtactggggggggtcactgggggatactggttatactggggggtcactgggggatactggttatactggggggggtcactgggggtcattggttatactggggggtcactggggatactggttatactgggggggtcactgggggatactggttatactggggggcatcactgggggtcattggttatactggggggtcactgggggatactggttatactggggggggtcactgggggataCTGGTTATAATGGGGGGGTCATTGAGGGTCATTGGTTAtactggggggggtcactgggggatactggttatactggggggtcactgggggatactggttatactggggggggtcactgggggtcattggttatactggggggtcactgggggatactggttatactggagggcgtcactgggggtcattggttatactgggggggtcactgggggatactggttatactgggggggtcactgggggtcattggttatactgggggggtcactgggggatactggttatactggagggtcactgggggggtctcACTGGTTATCCTGGTCTATACTGGGACCTGTGTGGTGATGGGGGGGTGActgtgggggtcactgggggggggtCAGTGGTTACACTGGtgtatactggtttatactggtgtatactggtttgtactggtttatactggtacCTGGGAGGTGGCGGCCGCCTGGCGCAGGGcttgggggggcacggggagggacccCCGGGGATCCTCGATCAGCAGAACTGGGAACCGGAGCCCGGAGCGGCACAGACGGAACtgggaccagtacggaccagtaagaaccagtacggaccagtatggaccagttcagaccagtacagaccagcacAAACCAGTACAGGTCAGCTCAGACCAGAACTGGAGCCCAGAGTGGCGCAGATGGAACtgggaccagtacggaccagtacagaccagtaagAACCAGTtcagaccagtacggaccagtatggaccaggtCCACCAGTTAAACCACCCACACACATCACGCACCAGTTTAacaccagtccctcccagtttaaccccagttcctcccagtcccccGCAGCCCCCCATTCCaatcccagtcctcccagtcccccccagtcccctccagtccctcccagttctccccattacaatcccagtcccccccattcccctcccagtcctcccagtttaaccccagtccccccattcccttcccaggtccccccattactccccagtcccccccattccctcTCAGTTTAACCCATTCCActctcagtccctcccagtttaAACCATTTccttcccagtcctcccagtttaaccccagtccccccattcccttcccatgtccccccattactccccagtccccccatgtcccccccattccccctcccAGTTTAACCCAGTCCCTcaagtccatcccagtccctcccagtttaacccagtccctcccagtctgtcccagtttaacccattcccctcccagtcctcccagtttaaccccagtccccccattcccttcccagttccccccattactccccagtccccccatgtcccccccattccccctcccGTTCCCTCCCAGTTTaacccagtcccccccagtccatcccagtcccccccagtccctcccagtcccccccagtccccccacctTCTGCTCCCGGTACCTCCCATCCCGGAGGCTCCGCCCCAAATCCGCCCCCGATTTCCGCTCGATCACCACATCCAGGACCAGCTCCCGGGGGGCGTGGCCTGCAGGGGGGGTGTGGCCAGAGCAGGGTCACGCCCACAcctccccaggccccgcccatCCCCATGAAAAGGGGTGGGGTCAGCACCCGGCCCCACCCACCCCTCTCCTGGCTCCACCCACCCCTCCAAACCAGTTCCCACCCTCCACTGGCCCCGCCCATTCATCGGCCCCGCCCACAACGCAGGAGGCTCCACCCCTTCACCAGCTGCCCAATCGCTGCCTTTTCCCCTGGCCCCACCCACTGCATTGaccccaccccctgccccacttCAGCCCCGCCCCTTCCATTGGTTCCTCCTCCTCCAGACCCCGCCCCCCTTCCCCTGGTCCCACCCTTCTTCCataggccccgccccttcccatGGCGCCTCCCCACTCCCGCCAAGTTCAGCTGTGGCCCCGCCCCTCTCCatggccccgccccctctcccccaaCCCTTCCGTTGGCCCCACCCCTCGTTCCCCCACCCCTTCCCTTGTCTCCGCCCACAACCAACAGGCCCCGCCCACCTGGGGGCGGGTTCTTCTCTCGCGCCACCCACAGGAAGTCCCCGAGGTGCAGGCGCCGCAGCAGCAGGGGGCGCTGGGACCCCAACAGGAACGGGGGAACCGAGCCCCCCCCGGCGCTGCAGgtcaaggggacccaggagttcaggagggacccaggagtgccccaagggacccaggagtgtgggaggggggacccaggagttcaagaggacccaggagtgcaggggaggacccaggagttcgggagggacccaggagtgccccaaggaacccaggagtgcaggggaggacccaggagttccggagggacccaggagtgccccaagggacccaggagtgcaggagaggacccaggagtgcgggaggggacccaggagtttggggggggacccaggagtgccccaagggacccaggagttcaagaggacccaggagtttgggggggacccaggagttcgggaggggacccaggagatcaggggggacccaggagtgcccaaagggacccaggagtgcaggggacaggtggacaatgggggggaggggacagtgtgggggaGGGGTCAGGCACCCGTTGGCCTCGGTGACGTCAGCGCAGAGAACGATGTCGAATTCGCCGGGTTTGAGCTCAAAATCCTCCTGGGGGGCGGACCTGGGGGGGaccccggagttcgggagggacccaggcatccgggagggacccaggagttctgggggacccaggagttcgggagggacccaggagttcgggtgactcacgatggggaggggggaggggataTTTCCTCCCCCTCCAGCAGGGGGCGctcctccccggacgcctgggtcctcctgGATGGGGGCGGAGCTTCCAGGGCAGCATCAGCCAATCGTTGGGCCAGGATTTGACCCTGAGGGGTCAACGAGTACCTGgcggggaaggaaggggggatcaGGAGTGttcctggagggacccaggcgtccgggaggggacccaggagttcagggagggacccaggagttcgggaggggacccaggagttcgggagggacccaggagttcaggagggacacaggagttcagggagggacccaggagttcagggagggacccaggagttcagggagggacccaggagttcgggagggacccaggagttcgggggggacccaggagttcagggagggacccaggagttcgggagggacccaggagttcagggagggacccaggagttcgggaggggacccaggagttcaggggggacccaggagttcgggggggacccaggagttcggggggggacccaggagttcgggagggacccaggag
This window contains:
- the MUS81 gene encoding crossover junction endonuclease MUS81, with protein sequence MAAAAAPPGPSRSRCRSRRFPNPLFARWLREWRDEAAGTAARGVYERALRSLSRFPLPLRSGRAAAILKHFGPALCRRLDERLRRHRAEQGLPPTPPAEGRGLDTPPAPPTHRPPRDFRPRPRSGSHALLLTLHQSSEPLPEPELLRRAQPLCDRPLTRAALGPPLRRNLLQRHGRPARYSLTPQGQILAQRLADAALEAPPPSRRTQASGEERPLLEGEEISPPPSPSSAPQEDFELKPGEFDIVLCADVTEANGAGGGSVPPFLLGSQRPLLLRRLHLGDFLWVAREKNPPPGHAPRELVLDVVIERKSGADLGRSLRDGRYREQKFRLCRSGLRFPVLLIEDPRGSLPVPPQALRQAAATSQVLDGLYVKRTGGPRETAAYLGVLGGALERRYRHRVLRSWVGDVSARGPPEPPGEPCALLPMGSLRGMGRSQPQSVGHVFARQLLQLGGLSGGGAGAVLRRFPTPHSLMAAYGSCTDPQQQEALLSNIQWGPRNRNLGPSLSRSLSQLYSTRGPLP